The DNA segment CCGGAACACAGGGGAAGGGTCGTGGTGCCGGATCCAGGCGAGCGGCTCCGCGTGGTGGTCTACCGCAAGACGCCCCCCAAAGGGAAGTTCGAGGCGGAGACCGAAGTGCTGGAACGGAAGGATCCGGTGGCCGGGCGCCTCGCGCTGGAGCGGCCCGCCTCGTGGGAGCGCCACCAGCTCCGGGAGTTCGTCCGCATCCCCCTGATGATGCGGGTGCAGGTGGAGCGCCGGACCGGGGACGCGTGGTCCAAGGCGGTGCCGGTGAGCGCGATCGACCTCTCGGGCGGCGGCCTCATGCTGCACGTGCCCGCGTACGAGACCCTGCGGCTGGGCAGGGGGCACTGGCTGCGCATCACCCTGGCCCTTCCCCAGGGAGCGATTCAGGTGCAGGGCGACGTGGTGCGGGTGATCCCGGCCGAGGACGGATCCACTCGCTACGCCGTCCGGTTCCAGCAGATCAGCGAGCGAGACCGTGACCGGATCATCGGCTTCGTGCTGCAGGAAGAGATCCGCCAGAGGAAGCTCATCGACTAAACGGGACATCGGGTGGGGATGGCATGGCGAGGCAGGTGGAGGCCAGGGCCTTCGGCGAATCCGAGCTTTGGCAGGCGTTCAAGCAGACCCGGGACCCTGAGGTGCGCGAGCGGCTCATCCTGCGCTACGCCTCGCTGGTGAAGTACGTCGCGGGTCGCATCGCCATCGGACTGCCCCGCTCCGTGGACTTCGACGATCTGTTGAGCTACGGCATATTCGGGCTCATCGACGCGGTGGAGAAGTTCGACCCGCAGCGGGAGGTCAAGTTCGAGACGTACGCCATCGCCCGGATCCGGGGGGCGATCCTGGACGGGCTCCGCTCCACCGACTGGATCCCGCGCTCGGTCCGCCAGAAGGCCCGGGAGCTGGAGGAGACGGTGGCGGCCCTGGAAAGCCGCCTGGGCCGGGCGGCGGGCGATGCGGAGATCGCCGCGGCCCTCCACCTCTCCATGGACGAGTACCACCAGCTTCTGTCGGACATCCAGGCCACCACCGTGCTCTCCCTGGAGGAAGCGTGGAGCCAGCAAGGGGAAGAGGAAGGCCTCCGGGTTCGGGAGACCGTGGCCGATCCCACCAGCGAGGACCCCGAGGAACGGATCGCCAACCGCGAGATGAAAGCCGAGCTGGTGGAGGCGCTGGACCGCCTTCCCGAGAGGGAGCGCCTGGTCATCACCCTCTACTACTACGAAGGCCTCACCCTCAAGGAGATCGGCCGCGTCCTGGGCGTCTCCGAATCCCGCATCTCCCAGATCCACACCAAAGCCGTCGTCCGCCTCCGCGCCCACCTGTCCTAGACGTCGCAACGCCGCGCCGGCCGAAACCCTCCGGCCCCACGCGCGACGCCCGGCCGTTGCTTGTCGCCCCCCAAGCCCTGTGGTATACTAGGCCGCGGTGCATCTCACACGGTTCCCGACGCCCGGGGTGGTGCCCCGACGGGGTTCCTCGGGCGGGTGAAGGAGCCGGAGGTTCGAAACCCGAGAGGAGGTGAGCGGGCCTGGCTGTCGTCAGCATGAAGCAGCTCCTGGAGTCAGGAGTGCACTTCGGCCATCAGACCCGCCGTTGGAACCCCAAGATGAAGCCGTTCATCTTCACGGAGAGGAACGGCATCTACATCATCGACCTTCAGAAGACCGTCCGGATGGTAGAGCAAGCCTACGCGTTCGTGCGCGACACGGTGGCCCAGGGCGGCACCGTGCTCTTCGTGGGCACCAAGAAGCAGGCGGCTCAGACCATCAAGGAAGAAGCCGAGCGGTGCGGCATGTTCTACGTCAACCAGCGCTGGCTGGGAGGCACCCTCACCAACTATCAGACGATCCGCACCCGCATCGAGCGGCTCCACCGTCTGGAAGAGATGGAGAAGGACGGCACGTTCAGCCGCCTGCCCAAGAAGGAAGTCCTGCAGCTGCGCAAGGAGAAGGAGCGCCTGGACCGGTACCTGGGCGGCATCAGCCAGATGTGGCGCGTGCCCGAGGCCCTTTTCGTGGTCGACCCCCGCAAGGAGCGGATCGCGGTGGCCGAGGCGCGAAAGATGCACATCCCCATCGTGGCCATCGTCGACACCAACTGCGATCCCGACGAGATCGACTACATCATCCCCGGCAACGACGACGCCATCCGGGCGGTGCGGCTCTTGACCAGCCGCATGGCGGACGCGGTGCTCGAGGGGTCGGAGGGCCGCCAGGAGGTCGAAGCGGCCCCGACCCCCGCAAGGACCGCGGCGGAGGTGGCCGCGCCCGACGGTGAGGCCGGCGAGGACTTCGTCGAATCCGAGGCAGACACCGAGGAGCAGGTCGTAGAGGTCTAGGCGAACGGGCAGGGGAGACGCCCCGTCCCATTCGTCTGCCCAGGAAACCCGCGCGGCAGGACGCGCCAAGGAGTGGAAGCGATATGCCCGAGGTCACGGCGACCCTGGTGAAAGAACTGCGGGAGCGCACCGGCGCCGGGATGATGGACTGCAAGCAGGCCCTCACGCAGGCAGGCGGCAACATGGAGGAGGCGACCCGGATCCTGCGGGAGAAGGGCCTCGCGCAGGCCGCCAAGCGGGCGGGACGCGTCGCGAGCGAGGGTCTGGTGGACGCGTACATCCACGGGGACGGGCGAATCGGTGTACTGATCGAGGTCAACTGCGAAACGGACTTCGTCGCCAAGACCGAGGCCTTCCGTACCCTCGCGCGCGACCTGGCCATGCAGGTGGCGGCGGCCCGCCCGGACTACGTCCGGCGCGAGGACGTCCCCGCCGGGGTGGTCGAGCGCGAGCGGGACATCTACCGGGCCGCCGCGCGCAACGAGGGGAAGCCGGAGCACGTTCTCGACAAGATTGTGAGCGGCCGGCTGGAGAAGTTCTACCAGGAACGCTGCCTCCTGGAGCAGCCCTTCGTGAAGGATCCCGACCGGAGCGTGGGCCAACTCGTGCAGGAAGTCGCGGCACGCCTTGGCGAAAATGTGACCGTGCGGCGTTTCGCTCGCTTCGAGCGGGGCGAGGGCGTCTCCCCTGCGGCGAACGGTGAGGCCTGACCAACAGGGCCCCGGCGGGCTCCCGGTCGTGGTGCCGCCAGGCGGGGCGCAGCAGGGGTGAGGACGGTGGAAGAGCCCAGGTACCGCCGCGTGGTGGTGAAGCTGAGCGGCGAGGCCCTCGCGGGCGAGGGCACCTTCGGCATCGAGGTGGCCACGGTCAACCGTCTGGCCGAGGAGGTGCTGTCGGTGGTCCGCATGGGCGTGCAGGTGGCCGCGGTCGTGGGCGGCGGGAACATCTGGCGGGGCGCCGCGGCCGGACACGCGGGGTTGGACCGGAGCACCGCCGACTACATGGGCATGCTCGCCACCGTCATCAACGCGCTGGCCCTGCAGGCGGCCCTGGAGGCGCGGGGCGCCGAGACCCGGGTGCAGAGCGCCATCGAGATGCGCCAGATCGCTGAGCCCTACATCCGCCGCAGGGCCGTCCGCCACCTGGAGAAGGGGCGCGTGGTGATCCTGGCGGCGGGCACGGGCAACCCCTTCTTCTCGACGGACACCGCAGCCGCCCTGCGCGCGGCCGAGCTGGAGGCGGACGTGATCCTCATGGCCAAGCGAGGGGTCGACGGTATCTACGACGCGGACCCCCGCCTGGAACCCTCGGCCCGGAAGTACGAGCAGATCGAGTACCTGGACCTCTTGCAGCAGGGTCTCGGCGTGATGGATTCCACCGCTGCCTCGCTCTGCATGGAGAACGGCATCCCCATCATCGTCTTCGACTTCGCCGCACCGGGCGCGCTCCGGCGCGTCTGCCTGGGGGAGAAGATCGGTACGCTCGTCGGAGGAGGGGAGCGACATGACCGAGGCTGAGATCCTGAGCACCACCGAGGAGCGGATGAAGGGAGTCATCCAGTCGGCCCGGCGGGACTTCGGTGCGATCCGGACCGGCCGGGCAAGCCCCACCCTTCTGGATCGGGTGCAGGTGGAGTACTACGGAACCCTCACGCCCCTGAACCAGCTTGCGACCGTCTCGGCCCCGGAACCCCGGCAGCTCCTGATCCAGCCGTGGGACAAGAACGTGGTCAAGAGCGTCGAGCGCGCGATCCTCCAGTCGGACCTGGGGCTCACCCCCAGCTCGGACGGGAACGTTCTGCGGATCACCATTCCCGAGCTGACCGAGGACCGGCGCAAGGAGCTGGTCCGGGTGGTCCGCAAGACGGCGGAGGAAAAGCGGGTGGCCGTGCGAAACCTCCGGCGGGAGGCGAACGAGCGCGTCCGGGCGGCCCAGAAGGATGGCGAGATGAGCGAGGACGAAGCGCGCCGGCTCGAGGAGAAGGTCCAGCAGCTCACCGACCGCTACGTGGCCGAGGTGGACGCCCTGCTGGAGCACAAGGAGCACGAGATCCTCGAGGTGTGATGCGCGCGCCGGACGTGCTCGGGATGGAATGGGAGGAAGCGGAAGAGCTTCTGAGGGAAGCCGGATGGGTACCGGCCCTGGAGCGGACGGGCGCGCCCGCTTCCTCGGCGCGTCCGGGCGAGCGGCTGCGGGTGGTGCGGGTGACCCAGGGCCCCGGCCAAGCGGTGACGGTGCTCGTCGCGCCCGAGCGGTTCCTCGAGCGAAGGCCGCCGCCGGAGCCGGCGGGCCGGTGAGCGCCAACGGTGCTCCGCAGCGGGGCCTGCCCCGGCACGTGGCCATCATCATGGACGGCAACGGGCGCTGGGCCCAGCAGCGGGGGCTCTTGCGGGAGGCGGGGCACGAGAGGGGCACCGAGGCGCTTCGCCGGGTGGTGCGCGCCTGCGTGGAGCGCGGGATCCCCTATCTGACCGTCTATGCGTTCTCCACCGAGAACTGGGAGCGCCCGCGGCGGGAAGTGGCGGCGCTCATGCGCCTCCTGGACCGGGTGTTGGTACGCGAGGTCGACGAGCTGGCCGCCAGGGGGGTTCGGGTGCAAGTGCTGGGACGGCGGGACGGCTTGTCGCGCGCGCTGCTGCACCGCATCGAGCGGGCGTGCCGCCGCACCGAGGCGAACGGCGCCCTGGTGCTGAGCGTGGCGTGGAACTACGGAGGGCGGGCGGAGATCGTGGACGCGGCCCGCGCCCTGGCGCGGGAGGTGGCGGCCGGCCGCCTGGAACCTGAGGCGATCGACGAGGCCCTCTTCGCCGGGCGCCTCTACAGCGCGGGGATCCCCGACCCGGACCTGGTCATCCGCACCGGGGGCGAGTACCGGATCAGCAACTTCCTCCTCTGGCAGGTGGCCTACGCGGAGCTGTGGGTCACGCCGGTGCTCTGGCCCGATTTTACCGAGGAGCACTTGGACGCGGCCCTGGACGCGTACCGGCGCCGCTCGCGGCGGTTCGGCCGCGTCCTGGACGTGCCACCGGCATGAGGCGACCGGCGGCGGCGGGGGTTCCCCGCGAGGCAGGCGGCGCCACGCTTCGCGCGAGGGTCGTCACCGGCGTGCTGGGAGCCCCCGTGATGCTCGCGGCCCTCTGGGGCGGGGGGGCGTTCTGGCTTGGGCTGGTGGCGGTGGTCGGGCTCCTGGGGGTGCCGGAGGTCGCGCACTTGTACGGGCGGGAGCGGTGGAAGGCCCCACCCGACGTGCTGGCGCTGGCCGTTCTGCTTCCCATCGCGTTCGCATACCATGCGGGCGGGAAGCTGGCCTGGCCGGGTGGACCCCTGGTCGCAGCCCTCGCCCTGCCGGTGGTCTACGCCCTCCTCCGGGAGCTCTTCCGGGCTGAGCCGCGCCTGCTCACGGCCGCGGCCGTGGCCTCGGTGACCGTTCTCTACTGGGGAGGTCTCCTGGCCCACCTGGTGCTCCTGCGCGCTCTGCCCCTGGGCCTCGCGTACGGGCTGGTGCTGGTCGCCGGAACCTGGGGCGCCGACATCGCCGCGTACGCGGTCGGGCGCCGGTGGGGCCGCAGGCCGCTGGCCCCTCGTCTCAGCCCCGGCAAGACGGTGGAGGGAACGGCCGCGGGCCAAGGCGTGGGGTTCGCAGCAGCGGCCGCGACCGGGTGGCTGCTGGGGCTCGGCACGACCGGCTCCCTCATCGCCGGGGCGGCGGTGGTGGTCTCCGCCGCGCTGGGAGACCTGGTGGAGTCCGGGCTGAAGCGCGAGGCCGGGGTGAAGGACTCAGGCGCCCTCCTGCCGGGCCACGGGGGCGTCCTCGACCGGTTCGACAGCCTTCTCATCGCTGGGACCCTCCTTTACTACGTGGCGTTGGCGCAACAAGGGCTGCTCTGACTCGATCCCGCCCGGCCCCCAGGAGGCACGGCCGTGACGCGCTCGAAGGGCTGGGTTGTCGCTGCGGCAGGCGCGGGGGTTGGCTTGCTCCTCTTCTATCTCCTCCTCCCCCACCTGGGACCTTTGGTGCTGGGCCTGCTCCTGGCCGTGCTCATCGACCGCCCCGTGACCGCCCTCGAGCGCCGGGGGCTGGGGCGGGGCGTGGCCGCCCTCGCGGTGCTGGCGGGTTCCGCCCTGGGAATGGCAGCGCTGGTGGGGTGGGTGGGCTCGGCACTCTTCGGGGAGGTCCGCGAGCTGGCCGGTGCCCTGCCGCAGCTGCGCGCTGCCCTGGAGCGGGGAGGGAGCGGGCCTGCCGCGGTCGCGGGCGCGTGGACCGAGGCGCTTCCGCCCCTGCTGCAAGGGCTGGCCCAGCGGGCGCTGGAGTCGGCCTACGGAGCCGCCGGCCAGTGGGTGGAGGCGGCGGTGCGGGCGCTGGCGCGGGCCCCGTCGCTGGTCTGGCCCCTGGCTGTGGCCACGATGGTGGCCTACTTTGCGAGCCGCGACCGGCGGCTGCTCGCGGGCGCGGTGGTGGCCTACACCCCTCCCGATCTCCGGCGCCGGGCCGCTCGCCTGCGGAGCCGTCTCCTCCTGCAGGTGGCGGCCTTCCTGCACGCCCAGCTCCTGCTGGTCACCCTCTCGGCGATCCTCTCCTCCCTGGCCTTGCTCGCGCTGGGCTCTCCCTACGCCCTGAGCCTGGGCCTCCTGGCGGGTCTCCTGGACCTGGTCCCCTTCCTGGGCCCCACGGCGGTCTTCGGGGTGCTGGCGGCGGTGCGGGCCCTGCAGGGCGCGCCCGTGGGCGCGCTGGCGGCAGCAGCGGCGGGCCTCGGGGTCTTCGCGGCCCGGCAGGCGGCCGAGCCCCGCGTGGTGGCAGGGCGCACCCAGCTCCACCCGCTGACGGTGGTGCTCGCGGTCTATCTGGGCAGCCGGCTCCTGGGCCTCATGGGGTTCTTGCTGGGGCCGGTCCTGGCCCTGGCGGTGAAGGCGCTCCTGGTGGAGGGGCGGCGCTGAGCTCCGCGGGCCGGCCGTGTGCCCGCCGATGGCCTGGCCGGGTGGCTCCGGCGTTCCGTGCGTTGGTCGAGGCGAGGGCCTGTGGTATAATACCGCAGGGGTGGAGGGATGTCCGTCAAACGGGTCGTTCTCCTGGGGGCCACGGGCTCCATCGGCCGGCAGGTGCGGGCTGTGGTGGCCGATCACCCGGGCCGGTTGGAGCTGGTGGGGATGGCTGCGGGCCGCCGGGTGGACGATCTGGTCCAGGCTGCGTCCGAGCAGGCCCCCGGGTTCGGCGTGCGCTGGCTGAACGTCCCTTCGCCCGAGGTCCGGGAGCGTCTCAGGCGCCTGCTTCCCGCCTCCGTCGCCCACGGGGTGGAGATCACCGTGGGGGAGGCCGGCATGGTGCAGATGGCCCAGGCCGCCGAGGTGGACATAGTGGTGGTGGCCGTGGTCGGCTTCGCCGGCCTGGCTCCCACTCTGGCGGCGCTCCGGGCGGGCAAGACCGTGGCGCTGGCCACGAAGGAGAGCCTGGTGGCGGGGGGCCACCTGGTCCGGGAAGCGCTGCAGCAGGGGGGCGGCACCCTTCTGCCGGTGGACAGCGAGCACAGCGCGCTCTGGCAGCTCCTGGAAGGCGAGCGCGGGCGTCCCGAGCGGCTCTATCTGACGGCGTCGGGCGGTCCCTTCCGGACCGCGGCCCGGGCGGAGATGGCCCAGGCGACCGTCGCCCAGGCGCTCCAGCACCCCACCTGGTCCATGGGGCCCAAGATCACCGTGGACTCGGCCACGCTGATGAACAAGGGCTTCGAGGTGATCGAGGCCCGCTGGCTCTTCGACGTAGGGTGGGACCGCATCGAGGTGGTGGTTCACCCCGAGAGTGTGGTGCACGCCCTGGTGGCCTGGTCGGACGGCTCCCTCACCGCGCAGCTCGCGACGCCCCACATGCGGCTTCCGGTGGAGCGGGCGCTCCTCTTTCCCGAGACGGCCCACGGTTCCGTGCCGGCACTGGACCCGGCCCGGCTGGGTGCGCTCCACTTCGAGCCGGCGGACCGTGAGCGCTTCCCGCTCCTGGAGGCCGCGTACCGGGCGGGGCGGCTGGGCGGCACCTACCCGGCCGTCCTGAACGCCGCCGACGAGGTGGCTGTCCAGGCCTTCCTGGACGGGCGCCTGCGGCTGGTGGAGATCGAGACGGTGGTGCACCAGGTGCTGGAGCGCCATCAGGGCGTGCAGGCGCCGGACCTGGAGCAGGTCCGCCAGGCGGACCAGTGGGCGCGCCAGCAGGCCGAGGGCCTCTGCCAGGCCCTGGCCGAAAGGAGCGGGGTTCGATGAACTCCCTTGTGGCCTTCGTGCTCGTCTTTGGAACGATCGTCTTCTTTCACGAGCTGGGTCATTACGGCACGGCCAAGCTCCTGGGCATCGGCGTGCACGAGTTCTCGGTGGGGTTCGGCCCCGCGCTGGTGAGCCGGCGCTGGCGGGGCACCCGGTACTCGGTGCGGATCGTTCCCCTGGGCGGCTTCTGCAAGCTGGCGGGCATGGAGCCCGTCGAGGACGAGCAGATGGGGCTGCAGCCCCAGGACCCGCGCCACTTCGGGGGCCGGCCGCTCTGGCAGCGGACCCTGGTCATCCTAGCCGGTCCCCTGATGAACTTCGTTCAGGCCGTCGTCTTCCTGGCCCTGATCAGCACCGCCACCATCCCCGTGGAGGTGGTGGGGCTGGAGCAGGGGGGCCCTGCGGCCCGGGCCGGGGTCCAGCCCGGCGACGTGATCGTGGCCATCGACGGGCGGGCGGTCGCCGAAACCGGCGACGTCAACCGGTGGGTCACCCAGAGCCAGGGGCGTCCCATCGAGGTGCGCCTCCTCCGGGACGGGGAACCCGTGGAGCTCTCCATCCGGCCCGAGGCGCAGCGCGACGGGATCACCCGCATCGGAGTCCAGATCGTCGGCGGAAGCGCCGGTGTGCCCTGGTGGCGAGCCCTTCCCGAGGGTGCGGCGCGCACCTGGGAGATGACCCGCGCGCTGGTCGTCGGCATCTGGTCCATGATCACCCACCGGGCGCCCGTGGACGTCGCGGGTCCGGTGGGAATCTTCCAGGTCGTGAGCCAGTCGGCCGAGCGCGGGTGGCTCTCGCTCCTGACGCTGGCCGCACTCCTCAACGTCAACCTGGGCCTGCTCAACCTGTTGCCCATCCCTGCCCTGGACGGCGGCTGGCTCCTCTTCCTGGGCCTGGAGGGCGTGCGCGGCAAGCCCCTGGCCCCCGAGCAACAGGGCTGGGTACAGGTGATCGGCTTCGCCTTCCTCATGGCGCTGATGCTCTTCGCCACCTACCAGGACATCCTGCGGCTCTTCCACCCCTTCGCGGAGTGAAGGGGTCGCGCCCTCACCGCGCCCGCGAGGGTTTCCAGCCTCCGGCCTCGAAGCTCTTGGGAGATCCTGGCGGCCACCCCGCGGGGCCGCCGCTGGAGCCCATGATTCGGAGGAAGAGCCCTCGTGTCTTCGCGTTACCTGATTCCGTCCCCCTCGGAACCGAGCCTCGCGCGCCTGTGGGAGCTGGCCGGGGTCCCGACCCCGGCTCCCGCGGAGCTGCTGCGCTGTCGCATCCTTCAGGTAGAGGTGGACCCCGGCGCCCGGTGGTGGCGTCTCTACCTGGAAGGAAGCCTGCCTGAGGTCCTCCTCCGCGAGGTGGAGACCCTTCTCTCCCGGGCGGTGGATGGCGTGGACCGGGTCTACCTGGACACCATGCCTGGCCCGGTGCTGACACCGGAAGCGGCGGGCCTGGAGGGCGCCCGCACGGAGCCGGACCCGCCCGCGGCGGGACCGCCCCAGGACGACGCGGCCTACGCCCGCTGGCTCCAGGAGAGCTTCCGCCCGCGTTGGGAGGAGAGCCTGCCGGCCGACGCCGCCGGCGCGGGGGGGAAGCCTCCGCGGGGCCGCAACGGGCACCCTCCGGGCGAATCGGGCGCGGCGTTCCGGTGGGGCAAGCCCATCCCGGCCGCTGCCGCCATTACCCCCATGAGCGCCCTGCAGGAGCCCGGGCCCGAGGTGGTGGTGCAGGGCGAGGTGATCGCCATCGAGAGCCGGCCCGTCCGGGCGTCGGGCGGCAACGGCCAGCGGGCGCCGCGCCCAGAGGGTAACGGGCTCGGGAACGGGCGGGAGGCGAAGCTGGTCCAGATCGACCTCACCGACCGCACCGACTCCATCCGGATCAAGCTCTTCGACCGGGGCCGGGAGCCGCACCGGGCCGACGTGGAGGAGGCGGTCCGCCCGGGTACGTGGCTGCGGGTGCGGGGCGTTCCGGCCCTCGATCGCTTCCGGGAGGAGCTGGTGCTGGAGGCCCGCGACGCCGAGGCGATCGAAGCGCCCCGGCGGGTCGACACCGCCCCCGAGAAGCGGGTGGAACTCCACCTCCACACCAAGATGAGCGCTCTCGACGGCCTCAGCCCCGTCGACCAGGTGATCGCGCAGGCGGCCGCGTGGGGCCACCCGGCCGTGGCCCTCACCGACCACGGTGTGGTCCAGGCCTTCCCGGACGCGTACCGGGCCGCCAAGAAGGCGGGCATCAAGGTGATCTTCGGGATGGAAGGGTACCTGTGCGACGACCCCTCGCCCCGCAGCCGCACCTACCACATCATCCTCCTGGCCCGCACCCAGCAGGGGCTGAGGAACCTCTACGAGCTGGTCTCCCTCTCCCACCTGCGCTACTTCTACCGGAAGCCTCGCGTCCCGCGCCAGGAGCTGATCCGGTTGCGGGAGGGGCTCATCGTCGGCTCCGCCTGCGAAGCGGGCGAGCTCTTCCGGGCGATGGTGAAGGGGGCGCCCGACGACGAGCTGCTCCGGATCGCTTCCTTCTATGACTACCTCGAGATCCAGCCCCTGGCCAACAACCGCTTCATGATCGACCAGGGCGTGGCCGGGAGCGAGGAGGACCTGAGGGCCTTCAACCGCCGCATCGTCTCCCTGGCCGATCGGCTGGACAAGCCGGTGGTGGCCACCGGCGACGTCCACTTCGTGGAGCCCGAGGATCAGATCTTCCGCCAGATCATCCAGGCGGGCCAAGGGTACGAGGACGTGGAGAACCCGGCCCCCCTCTACCTGCGCCCCACCCAGGAGATGCTGGAGGAGTTCGCCTACCTGGGCGAGGAGCGGGCGCGCGACGTGGTGGTCACCCAGCCCCGGCGCCTGGCCGAATCGGTGGAGGACCTGGTGCCGGTGCCCGACGGCCTCCACGCGCCCGAGCTGCCCAACGCCGCGGAGGAGATCACCCAGATGGCCCGGCGCCGGGCTGCCGAGCTCTACGGCGACCCTTTGCCCGAACGGGTGCAGAACCGGCTGGACCGGGAGCTGAACTCCATCGTGGGCAACGGCTTCGCCTCCCTCTACCTGGCGGCCCACCGGCTGGTGCGCCGCTCACTGGAGGACGGGTACCTGGTGGGCTCCCGGGGATCGGTGGGCTCGTCGCTGG comes from the Limnochorda pilosa genome and includes:
- a CDS encoding PolC-type DNA polymerase III, whose protein sequence is MSSRYLIPSPSEPSLARLWELAGVPTPAPAELLRCRILQVEVDPGARWWRLYLEGSLPEVLLREVETLLSRAVDGVDRVYLDTMPGPVLTPEAAGLEGARTEPDPPAAGPPQDDAAYARWLQESFRPRWEESLPADAAGAGGKPPRGRNGHPPGESGAAFRWGKPIPAAAAITPMSALQEPGPEVVVQGEVIAIESRPVRASGGNGQRAPRPEGNGLGNGREAKLVQIDLTDRTDSIRIKLFDRGREPHRADVEEAVRPGTWLRVRGVPALDRFREELVLEARDAEAIEAPRRVDTAPEKRVELHLHTKMSALDGLSPVDQVIAQAAAWGHPAVALTDHGVVQAFPDAYRAAKKAGIKVIFGMEGYLCDDPSPRSRTYHIILLARTQQGLRNLYELVSLSHLRYFYRKPRVPRQELIRLREGLIVGSACEAGELFRAMVKGAPDDELLRIASFYDYLEIQPLANNRFMIDQGVAGSEEDLRAFNRRIVSLADRLDKPVVATGDVHFVEPEDQIFRQIIQAGQGYEDVENPAPLYLRPTQEMLEEFAYLGEERARDVVVTQPRRLAESVEDLVPVPDGLHAPELPNAAEEITQMARRRAAELYGDPLPERVQNRLDRELNSIVGNGFASLYLAAHRLVRRSLEDGYLVGSRGSVGSSLVATLCDITEVNPLPPHYLCRRCHHLEFFDDGSVGAGVDLPPKACPGCGEPLERHGFDIPFETFLGFHGEKVPDIDLNFSGEYQPTAHKVAEEIFGPDHVYRAGTIATLADRTAYGFVRKFLEEKGKQARGAEISRLVQGCTGVRRTTGQHPGGLMILPQGYEIYQFTPIQFPANDRDSGVVTTHFDYHAISERLVKLDLLGHDDPTVLRMLEEETGVPARSVPLDDPETMALFSSVASLGIQDPSRIGSTVGTIGIPEFGTRFVRQMLEETRPTTFSQLVRISGFSHGTNVWTNNAQDLIRTGVADLNHAIATRDDIMIHLIRQGIEPEQAFGIMEHVRKGKGLTAEEEAVMKAHGVPQWYVDSCRKISYMFPKAHAVAYVTMAFRIAYYKVHHPAAFYAVYFSVRAEEFDAGLVAKGEEAIRREMERLEQRGAEATARDRNVVTILEVVLEALARGIGFSKVDLYRSHPTRFQVEPDSQSPAGARACLRPPLVALPGVGQQAALAIAEARRGTPFGSMENLQSRARVSRTVVDVLREHGALGDLPERDQLSLF